One stretch of bacterium DNA includes these proteins:
- a CDS encoding glycoside hydrolase family 92 protein: protein MKKTFIFLSLLFLISLQSFNAPKKNPSYSDYVDTRIGSGADGRCFPGASLPFGMTAWAPQTRRQDLPYHYNDKKIQGFRGTHFPSGSCMGDYGCIGITPLVGELKTSPQERASSFNHSDEIALPHYYSVILKDYSIKTEITATIRCGFFRFTFPQTNEAYILIDNPMGSGSVKIIPEKGEIFGYNDYRYRGYFYAKFNKPFSEFGTFKGNEVHKGSISEEGGGAGAYVKFSTTQNEPILVKIGSSFISVEQAKKNLDKEIPNWNFEEISSQAKRIWDEKLRKIEIEGTDEEKKIFYTALYHCYLLPRIFNEDGYYLSPFDGKIHQGNYYEDYSLWDTYRAEHPLLVLLEPEENAKMIEGLVRIYEEGGWMPKWPNPKYTNVMIGTHADSVIADAYVKGIRGFDAKKAYQAMWKDAMVPGGETPAGYYEAREGIEYYKKLGYCPVDKVGEAVSNTLEGAYNDYCVAQMAKALGRMDEYRYFLERSLNYRNVFDPETGFMRGRKSDGSWVEESDPNQWYPWFTEANAWIYTFYVPHDVQGLINLIGGREKFVELLDRFFREGHFDPGNEPSMQAPFMFDYAGAPWKTQEWIRHTMERLFKASADGLPGNDDCGQMSAWYLFSALGFYPVCPGQPTYQIGSPMVKRAIIHLGNGKDLEIIAHNVSKVNKYIQKAELNGKPLNRPWFWHSEIEKGGKLVFWMGKEPNKKWGSDPKSAPPSITTKEPKEEYSNLQVEKEVVEPNEEFKVSVDVKNIGGLGTVEVKLLQDGKLFLTKKIVLNSGEKTRVEIPCRLFSAGEHLLQVGNLPPKKVKVLERPASIQYLGFNVVRKGENDAVVEVTLKNIGSKVGEEDVKIYLDDEIAETRRVSLAPGEEKKLSIPINIASEGLHRLSVGDFKPVIFPVGEFVVLWYKMEGKGGDILKDSSLCGNDGRIVGAQWEQGDRGYALRFNGANDYVEVPNSPSLNPVNSITVCVWIYPIDWNGNRRILQKGTNDNQYRLTAEGGKLVWHIAGIQNGYLSCDLPVPGQWHHILAKYDGKRGFMQIWIDGKKISERNDVKGTIPITNDPLYIGTKRRDAPPGDWFYGLIGKMKIYD, encoded by the coding sequence ATGAAAAAAACATTCATTTTCCTTTCTCTCCTCTTTTTAATCTCGCTTCAATCTTTCAATGCCCCTAAGAAGAACCCCTCTTATTCGGATTATGTGGACACGAGAATCGGGAGCGGCGCGGATGGTAGATGCTTTCCCGGAGCCTCCCTCCCCTTCGGAATGACCGCTTGGGCACCCCAAACGAGAAGGCAGGACCTGCCATACCATTATAACGATAAGAAGATTCAAGGCTTCAGGGGAACCCATTTCCCGAGCGGCTCCTGTATGGGCGATTACGGATGCATCGGCATAACTCCCCTCGTCGGCGAGCTGAAGACTTCTCCCCAGGAAAGAGCTTCCTCTTTCAACCACTCGGATGAGATAGCCCTCCCTCACTATTACTCCGTCATCTTGAAAGATTATTCCATCAAAACGGAGATAACCGCTACAATCCGCTGTGGTTTCTTCCGCTTCACATTCCCTCAGACGAATGAAGCCTACATTCTGATTGATAACCCTATGGGCTCGGGCTCCGTGAAAATTATTCCCGAGAAAGGGGAAATCTTCGGCTACAACGATTACAGGTATAGGGGTTATTTCTATGCCAAATTCAACAAGCCATTCAGCGAATTCGGGACATTCAAAGGGAATGAAGTCCACAAAGGCTCTATTTCAGAGGAGGGAGGCGGCGCAGGTGCCTATGTGAAGTTCTCTACAACACAAAACGAGCCAATTTTAGTGAAGATTGGCTCCTCCTTCATAAGCGTTGAGCAAGCAAAGAAAAATCTTGATAAGGAGATTCCCAACTGGAACTTTGAGGAAATAAGCTCTCAAGCTAAGAGGATTTGGGATGAGAAATTGAGGAAAATAGAGATAGAGGGGACAGATGAGGAGAAGAAAATCTTCTACACAGCACTGTACCATTGTTATCTTCTACCTCGCATTTTCAACGAGGATGGCTATTACCTTAGCCCTTTTGACGGCAAGATTCATCAGGGGAATTACTATGAGGATTACTCCCTTTGGGACACCTATAGGGCAGAACACCCCCTCCTCGTTCTCCTTGAGCCCGAAGAGAATGCGAAGATGATAGAGGGATTGGTCAGGATTTACGAAGAGGGTGGCTGGATGCCAAAGTGGCCGAATCCCAAATATACAAATGTAATGATTGGCACGCATGCCGATTCCGTCATCGCAGATGCGTATGTAAAGGGCATAAGGGGGTTTGATGCAAAGAAAGCCTATCAGGCTATGTGGAAGGATGCAATGGTCCCGGGAGGCGAGACGCCCGCTGGATATTATGAGGCAAGGGAAGGGATTGAATATTACAAGAAGCTTGGCTATTGCCCGGTAGATAAGGTTGGCGAGGCGGTTTCAAATACGCTTGAGGGCGCCTATAATGATTATTGCGTGGCTCAGATGGCAAAGGCTCTTGGGAGGATGGATGAATATCGCTATTTCCTTGAACGCTCCCTTAATTATAGAAATGTTTTTGACCCTGAAACGGGATTTATGAGGGGAAGGAAGTCAGACGGCTCGTGGGTTGAGGAATCCGACCCAAATCAATGGTATCCCTGGTTTACTGAAGCCAACGCCTGGATTTACACCTTCTATGTCCCTCACGATGTTCAGGGATTGATAAATTTGATAGGTGGTAGGGAAAAGTTCGTTGAGCTATTGGATAGATTCTTTCGGGAGGGGCACTTCGACCCCGGTAACGAACCAAGTATGCAGGCTCCCTTTATGTTTGATTACGCGGGAGCTCCCTGGAAAACCCAGGAATGGATAAGGCATACAATGGAAAGACTGTTTAAAGCTTCAGCTGATGGACTTCCCGGCAATGACGATTGCGGGCAGATGTCAGCTTGGTATCTATTCAGCGCTCTCGGCTTCTATCCCGTCTGCCCCGGACAGCCGACCTATCAGATTGGCAGCCCGATGGTTAAGAGAGCAATTATCCATTTGGGAAACGGCAAGGATTTGGAGATAATCGCTCACAATGTATCCAAAGTGAACAAGTATATTCAAAAAGCTGAGCTCAATGGAAAGCCCTTGAATAGACCCTGGTTCTGGCATTCAGAGATAGAAAAAGGCGGAAAGCTCGTCTTCTGGATGGGGAAAGAGCCGAATAAGAAGTGGGGTAGCGACCCCAAATCCGCTCCGCCTTCAATCACCACTAAGGAACCCAAAGAGGAATATTCCAATCTTCAAGTCGAGAAGGAAGTAGTTGAGCCAAATGAGGAGTTCAAGGTAAGCGTTGACGTGAAGAACATCGGTGGCTTGGGAACGGTTGAAGTAAAGCTTCTCCAAGACGGAAAATTGTTTTTAACGAAAAAGATTGTTCTGAATTCGGGCGAGAAGACAAGGGTGGAAATCCCCTGCAGATTGTTCTCCGCTGGAGAGCATCTCCTGCAGGTAGGCAATTTGCCTCCCAAGAAAGTAAAGGTCTTGGAACGACCCGCTTCAATTCAATATCTGGGATTCAATGTAGTTAGGAAAGGGGAAAATGATGCCGTGGTGGAGGTTACCCTAAAGAACATAGGAAGCAAAGTGGGAGAGGAGGATGTGAAAATCTACCTTGATGATGAAATAGCGGAAACTAGGAGGGTAAGCCTTGCCCCTGGGGAGGAAAAGAAACTAAGCATCCCCATTAATATAGCAAGTGAGGGACTCCATCGCTTAAGCGTAGGGGATTTCAAGCCCGTTATTTTCCCTGTTGGGGAGTTCGTTGTTCTATGGTATAAGATGGAGGGAAAGGGAGGTGACATCCTGAAGGATTCATCATTATGTGGGAATGATGGACGCATAGTGGGAGCGCAATGGGAGCAGGGAGATAGAGGATATGCCTTGAGATTCAATGGAGCCAATGACTATGTGGAGGTCCCAAATTCCCCATCCCTAAATCCCGTTAACTCCATAACCGTTTGCGTTTGGATTTATCCCATAGATTGGAATGGAAACAGGAGAATACTCCAGAAAGGGACAAACGATAATCAATATAGGCTAACCGCCGAGGGTGGAAAGTTGGTTTGGCATATCGCTGGCATTCAGAATGGATATTTGTCCTGCGATTTGCCCGTTCCCGGTCAATGGCATCACATCCTCGCGAAATACGACGGAAAAAGGGGATTTATGCAGATTTGGATTGATGGGAAAAAGATAAGCGAGAGAAACGATGTGAAAGGAACGATTCCCATTACCAACGACCCCCTTTACATCGGCACAAAGCGAAGGGATGCCCCTCCAGGCGATTGGTTCTATGGGCTGATAGGTAAAATGAAGATTTACGACTGA
- the larC gene encoding nickel pincer cofactor biosynthesis protein LarC, which translates to MKILYFDCFLGASGDMILSALFDLGVPLELVQKTIERVSSRDVKLSLKRVEKNHLSALSLEISASTSDKSLSYKEMKEMIERADLKQKIKDDSLAILEKLASAEAFVHGVNIDDVHFHELGGIDTIVDIVGTSTAIDFLSIEEIYSSPLPISYGFIEVEHGILPLPAPATMKLLEGVPIRQVNVEGETLTPTGAAIITYYAKGYSLPPMRLSKIGLGAGQKDFPIPNILRVLLGESIGEFKIEDVVLLETNIDDMAPNLYEFVIDELFKAGALDVFLQPIIMKRSRPGVILSVLCKPEDVGRLSELMFRETTTLGIRVNRLERMVLEREIVKVETKWGEVEVKVARVGDKILGFSPELRSCEEIARKQNIPLKTVIEEVRKSYMEGGWE; encoded by the coding sequence ATGAAAATCCTGTATTTTGACTGTTTTTTAGGTGCAAGTGGAGATATGATTCTCTCCGCTCTTTTTGACCTCGGCGTGCCTTTGGAACTTGTTCAAAAGACGATTGAACGAGTTTCCTCTCGCGATGTGAAGCTTTCCCTCAAGAGGGTGGAGAAAAATCATTTGTCAGCTCTTTCCCTTGAAATCTCTGCCTCTACCTCCGATAAAAGCCTCTCCTATAAGGAAATGAAGGAGATGATTGAAAGGGCGGATTTGAAGCAGAAGATAAAGGATGACTCGCTCGCCATCCTTGAGAAATTGGCGTCTGCAGAGGCTTTCGTCCATGGCGTAAATATAGATGATGTCCATTTCCATGAATTGGGAGGGATTGATACAATCGTTGACATCGTTGGTACATCAACCGCCATAGATTTCCTCTCCATTGAGGAGATATACTCCTCTCCGCTACCTATCTCCTATGGCTTCATTGAGGTAGAGCATGGCATCCTTCCTCTTCCCGCCCCAGCGACTATGAAGCTATTGGAAGGAGTTCCTATCCGCCAAGTAAATGTTGAGGGCGAGACCCTAACTCCCACTGGTGCAGCGATAATAACTTATTACGCGAAGGGATATTCCCTCCCTCCTATGAGATTATCCAAAATAGGCTTGGGGGCAGGGCAGAAGGATTTCCCTATTCCCAACATATTAAGGGTTTTGCTTGGGGAATCTATTGGGGAATTTAAAATTGAGGACGTAGTCCTTTTAGAGACGAACATAGACGATATGGCGCCCAATCTATATGAATTCGTCATTGATGAGCTCTTTAAAGCGGGAGCGCTTGATGTTTTCCTTCAGCCGATAATCATGAAGCGTTCAAGACCAGGAGTGATTCTCTCTGTCCTCTGCAAGCCAGAGGATGTAGGGAGATTATCTGAGTTGATGTTTCGGGAGACGACTACATTGGGGATAAGAGTTAATAGGCTGGAGAGGATGGTTTTGGAGAGGGAGATTGTTAAAGTGGAAACGAAATGGGGAGAGGTTGAGGTGAAGGTTGCGAGGGTGGGTGATAAAATTTTAGGATTTTCACCCGAACTCCGCTCTTGCGAGGAGATAGCTAGAAAGCAGAACATTCCATTGAAAACGGTTATAGAGGAGGTTAGGAAATCATATATGGAAGGGGGATGGGAATAA
- the miaA gene encoding tRNA (adenosine(37)-N6)-dimethylallyltransferase MiaA, with product MDEEKQREIEKKIPIVVLTGPTASGKTEVGIELALLLNTDVISADARAVYKYMDIGTAKPTAEQRARVRHHLIDIAEPNQVFTVADYLSLAIPLIEKLYFEEKKVPLLVGGTRLYIDSLLKGLFQAPPANPELRKRLMEEEMREKGSLYRKLMEVDAERARELHPNDLKRIIRALEIYYATGKPMSQLMKETKAPPFLPFKFALIWDRNVLYRRINERAERMVREGLLDEVKRLMEMGCKDDFISMQGHGYREIMWYLQGKMSLEEALYLMKRNTRHYARRQMIWIRGEGFREVRMWEGREPKDAAVEIYEELERLWGMT from the coding sequence GTGGATGAGGAAAAACAAAGGGAAATAGAAAAGAAGATTCCAATAGTTGTCCTAACCGGTCCCACCGCCTCGGGAAAAACGGAGGTGGGGATTGAGCTCGCCCTTCTATTGAATACCGATGTGATTTCAGCGGACGCGAGGGCAGTATACAAGTATATGGATATCGGGACGGCAAAACCGACAGCAGAACAAAGAGCGAGAGTGAGACATCATCTCATAGATATCGCCGAGCCGAACCAGGTCTTCACAGTTGCGGATTATCTCTCCTTAGCAATTCCCTTGATTGAGAAGCTATATTTTGAGGAGAAGAAGGTTCCCCTTCTTGTGGGAGGCACCCGTCTTTATATAGATTCGTTATTAAAGGGACTCTTCCAAGCTCCTCCAGCAAATCCCGAGCTTCGGAAGAGGTTGATGGAAGAGGAAATGAGAGAAAAGGGAAGCTTATATAGGAAACTGATGGAAGTGGACGCAGAGCGTGCAAGAGAGCTTCATCCCAACGATTTGAAGAGGATAATCAGGGCATTGGAGATTTATTATGCCACTGGCAAGCCTATGTCCCAGCTTATGAAGGAGACGAAGGCACCTCCCTTTCTACCTTTCAAATTCGCCCTAATATGGGATAGAAATGTTTTATATAGGAGGATAAACGAGAGGGCGGAAAGGATGGTAAGAGAGGGTTTGTTGGATGAGGTAAAGAGGTTGATGGAGATGGGCTGTAAAGATGATTTCATCTCTATGCAAGGGCACGGATATAGGGAGATAATGTGGTATTTGCAGGGGAAAATGAGCTTAGAGGAGGCTTTATATCTTATGAAGAGGAACACAAGGCACTACGCCCGCAGGCAGATGATATGGATAAGGGGAGAAGGATTCAGGGAAGTGAGGATGTGGGAGGGACGAGAACCAAAGGATGCAGCAGTTGAGATTTATGAGGAATTGGAAAGATTGTGGGGAATGACTTGA
- a CDS encoding DUF4349 domain-containing protein, with amino-acid sequence MRNHSCVREMQDRVKEILALGVFLILVIAGITILALRSTGTKRAIVSKPAGAPGMMMPRKSPVGKPVEAKSISFGTPPQLSSRLVIKSATLHLVVKNIENTIRGISRYAEEKGGWVVKSNVEEKDGVPVGEISVRVPARDFEESLSFIRKLGERVIFEEVKGQDVTEEYVDLQAQLRNLQAAESQLLKIMERAGRISDVMEVFNELKNVREEIERIKGKIQYLEQSSAMSTINVKLALSEELLPIPPAQKWRPMYVAKRAWRSVVLILRGISYLIIWIAVLGVLWVPIVGIVWWMRKNKGK; translated from the coding sequence TTGAGAAATCACTCGTGCGTAAGAGAAATGCAGGATAGGGTGAAAGAGATATTAGCTTTAGGAGTTTTCCTCATCCTGGTCATCGCTGGGATAACCATCTTGGCGCTGAGGTCAACGGGAACAAAGCGAGCAATCGTCAGCAAACCAGCTGGAGCTCCTGGTATGATGATGCCAAGGAAAAGCCCGGTCGGTAAACCAGTTGAAGCTAAAAGCATTTCCTTCGGAACGCCTCCCCAGCTCTCATCTCGTTTAGTGATTAAATCCGCCACCCTTCACTTAGTAGTGAAAAACATAGAGAATACGATAAGGGGTATCAGTCGCTATGCGGAGGAGAAAGGAGGATGGGTGGTTAAAAGCAATGTAGAGGAAAAGGACGGCGTTCCCGTTGGCGAGATAAGCGTGCGAGTTCCCGCAAGGGATTTTGAGGAATCCTTGAGCTTCATCCGCAAGTTGGGCGAGCGAGTTATCTTTGAGGAAGTTAAGGGACAAGATGTAACAGAAGAATATGTTGACCTTCAAGCCCAGCTGAGGAACCTACAAGCTGCGGAGAGCCAGCTATTGAAAATTATGGAAAGAGCGGGTAGAATCTCCGATGTAATGGAGGTTTTCAATGAATTGAAGAACGTGAGGGAGGAAATAGAGAGAATAAAGGGAAAGATACAGTATTTGGAGCAGAGCTCCGCCATGTCCACGATAAATGTCAAACTCGCCCTCTCAGAGGAGCTCTTGCCGATTCCACCTGCCCAGAAATGGCGTCCTATGTATGTGGCCAAGAGAGCTTGGCGTAGCGTTGTCCTCATTCTCCGTGGCATATCTTATCTAATCATCTGGATAGCAGTCCTCGGCGTCCTCTGGGTTCCCATAGTTGGTATAGTGTGGTGGATGAGGAAAAACAAAGGGAAATAG
- a CDS encoding phosphoribosylaminoimidazolesuccinocarboxamide synthase, protein MEKAIFSVELPLPLFKRGKVRDIYELDGHLLFIATDRISAFDAVLPTPIPYKGKVLTALSLFWFEFLKDIIPNHTRSIPLPPQLDLYKPILEGRYMIGVKTKPIPIECVVRGYLFGSAWREYQEKGEVCGMKLPANLKLADKLPSPIFTPSTKAETGHDINITIEEMEKIVGKETADFLIDRSLAIYEKASTYAEERGIIIADTKFEFGWHEGEIILIDEVLTPDSSRFWDAELYEPGKNQPSFDKQFVRDYLESINWDKTPPAPPLPKEVVEGTAQRYLAAYRRLTGKDDL, encoded by the coding sequence ATGGAAAAAGCAATCTTTTCGGTTGAGCTTCCCCTTCCCCTTTTCAAAAGGGGAAAAGTGCGTGATATCTATGAATTGGATGGACATCTCTTGTTCATCGCAACAGACCGCATCTCCGCTTTTGATGCCGTCCTTCCCACGCCCATCCCCTATAAAGGGAAAGTTCTTACCGCCCTCTCCCTCTTCTGGTTTGAATTCCTAAAGGATATCATCCCCAATCACACCCGTTCCATTCCCCTGCCTCCTCAATTGGACCTCTACAAACCCATTCTTGAGGGGCGCTATATGATAGGGGTTAAAACGAAGCCCATACCCATTGAATGCGTTGTGCGTGGCTATCTCTTCGGCTCCGCTTGGAGGGAGTATCAGGAGAAGGGAGAGGTCTGTGGGATGAAACTCCCTGCCAACTTGAAGCTTGCGGATAAGCTTCCTTCTCCCATCTTTACACCCTCAACGAAGGCGGAAACGGGACACGATATCAACATAACAATTGAGGAAATGGAAAAAATAGTGGGGAAGGAGACGGCGGATTTCCTCATTGATAGGAGCTTAGCTATTTATGAGAAAGCATCTACATATGCTGAAGAGAGGGGAATCATCATAGCGGACACTAAATTTGAGTTCGGTTGGCACGAGGGCGAGATAATCCTGATAGATGAGGTATTGACGCCGGATTCCTCTCGCTTTTGGGATGCCGAACTATACGAGCCGGGGAAAAATCAACCCTCTTTTGATAAGCAATTCGTCAGGGATTATCTGGAGAGCATAAACTGGGATAAGACACCACCCGCCCCTCCCTTGCCAAAGGAGGTTGTTGAAGGAACAGCTCAGAGATATCTCGCTGCCTATCGCAGATTAACGGGGAAGGATGACCTCTGA
- a CDS encoding cofactor-independent phosphoglycerate mutase, translating into MKYIIIVGDGMADLPHEDLGGQTPLEYAYKPNINRLAGSALLGGMVRTVPEGMEPGSDVANMNILGYDPRKYYTGRGPLEAIAMGVPMNKEDVAFRCNLVSTDGERIVDYSAGHISSEEAREIIEILNRKLGSSKVQFYPGVSYRHLMVWRNGKDEQLLTPPYNIVGKPFKPYLPQGEGEEFLRSLIYNSYEILDNLEMNKRRRDEGKPPANLIWLWGQGRLPQLPLFFLKWGLVGGVISAVDLIKGLGKAAGLQVINVPGATGYIDTNYEGKAEYALEALEKMDFVFIHIEAPDECGHTADLENKIASIEAIDEKIVGKIIRELPSIDEDFKILILPDHPTPVSVRTHTADPVPFLIYSSEKPLRGEENFSERWGKEREYFLEEGNKLIEIFLKG; encoded by the coding sequence ATGAAATATATCATCATAGTTGGAGATGGTATGGCTGACCTGCCTCATGAGGATTTGGGCGGACAAACACCCCTTGAATACGCCTACAAGCCCAACATCAATCGCTTAGCTGGCTCTGCCCTCCTTGGTGGAATGGTGAGAACCGTTCCCGAGGGGATGGAGCCTGGCTCGGATGTTGCCAATATGAACATATTGGGCTATGACCCCAGGAAGTATTACACGGGAAGGGGTCCCCTTGAGGCAATTGCTATGGGCGTGCCGATGAACAAAGAAGATGTGGCTTTCCGCTGTAATTTGGTCTCAACCGATGGGGAGAGAATCGTAGATTATAGCGCTGGGCATATATCAAGCGAGGAGGCAAGGGAGATTATAGAAATTCTCAATAGAAAGCTCGGTTCATCAAAGGTGCAATTCTATCCCGGCGTCTCCTATAGACATCTTATGGTATGGAGAAATGGAAAGGATGAACAACTCCTCACCCCTCCCTACAACATAGTTGGCAAGCCCTTTAAGCCTTATTTACCGCAGGGAGAAGGGGAGGAATTTCTTCGTTCCCTTATTTACAATTCCTATGAAATTCTTGACAATTTAGAGATGAACAAGCGAAGAAGAGATGAGGGTAAGCCGCCAGCAAATCTCATTTGGCTTTGGGGGCAGGGACGCCTTCCCCAACTTCCCCTCTTTTTCCTGAAATGGGGGCTTGTGGGAGGGGTAATCTCCGCAGTTGACCTCATCAAGGGTTTGGGGAAAGCGGCAGGGTTGCAGGTCATAAATGTCCCAGGTGCCACTGGCTACATAGACACAAATTATGAGGGAAAGGCGGAATATGCCCTTGAGGCTTTGGAGAAGATGGATTTCGTCTTCATCCACATTGAGGCTCCAGATGAATGTGGACACACAGCAGATTTGGAGAATAAGATAGCCTCAATTGAGGCTATAGATGAGAAAATCGTGGGGAAAATCATAAGAGAGCTTCCAAGCATTGATGAGGATTTCAAAATCCTCATCCTTCCCGACCATCCCACGCCTGTATCAGTCCGCACCCATACGGCAGACCCCGTTCCTTTCCTCATCTACTCTTCAGAAAAGCCTCTGAGAGGGGAGGAGAACTTCTCGGAGAGATGGGGTAAGGAAAGGGAATATTTCCTTGAGGAGGGAAATAAATTAATAGAGATATTCTTGAAAGGCTGA
- the tilS gene encoding tRNA lysidine(34) synthetase TilS has product MLSRGDRVVVAVSGGPDSVFLLHLLLQISQELFLQLFVAHLNHMLREEAVKEEEFVRGLAEKYSLPFYSERLEVAKLLRKGETLEEGARRIRYDFLRRAGEKFSANKIALGHNADDLVETVLLNLIRGTGIRGLRGIPPVREEGSITFIRPLIAIWREEITQYLKDRNISYMIDRSNLSLEFTRNKIRHQVIPLLEEINPKVKLAIHRLGEIAREINSYIEDEVRKARKELVEGKSESFLRINISGLFAFHPALQKEILRSILAEFITYEISREEIERILEVGRSGGAVTLPGGIDVRRVGDVLQFKKGKEGKIEYEIELKIPGSTSIPGAGVRIEAKIIEGKYLVRDAVCREVTLDMDGIKGRLIARNWRRGDRFVPLGMRKEKKLQDIFVDRKIPREERRLIPIVCDEEGIIWIVGVAISERVKVGEETRRVLHLKAISEEQL; this is encoded by the coding sequence ATGCTTTCTCGTGGGGATAGGGTGGTGGTTGCTGTTTCTGGTGGACCTGATTCGGTTTTCCTTCTCCATCTCCTCCTTCAAATCTCGCAAGAACTCTTTCTTCAGCTCTTTGTCGCTCATTTAAATCATATGTTGAGGGAGGAGGCGGTTAAGGAGGAGGAGTTCGTTAGGGGGTTAGCGGAAAAATACTCTCTTCCCTTTTACAGTGAACGGTTAGAAGTAGCTAAATTGCTGAGGAAGGGGGAGACATTGGAGGAGGGGGCAAGGAGGATAAGATACGATTTTCTCAGGCGGGCGGGGGAGAAGTTCTCAGCGAATAAGATAGCCTTGGGGCATAATGCAGATGACCTTGTGGAAACTGTTCTGCTAAATCTCATAAGGGGAACGGGAATTCGTGGGTTGAGGGGAATTCCTCCTGTGCGGGAAGAGGGGTCAATCACCTTCATCCGCCCCCTTATCGCTATATGGCGGGAGGAGATAACGCAATATCTCAAAGATAGAAATATATCCTACATGATAGACAGGAGCAATTTATCGTTGGAATTTACAAGAAACAAGATACGCCATCAAGTGATTCCCCTCTTGGAGGAGATAAATCCAAAAGTGAAGTTAGCGATACACAGGCTGGGGGAAATCGCTAGAGAGATAAATTCCTACATAGAGGATGAGGTTAGGAAGGCGAGGAAGGAACTCGTAGAAGGAAAGAGTGAATCCTTTCTTCGTATCAACATTTCCGGGCTTTTCGCTTTTCATCCCGCTTTACAAAAAGAAATCCTTCGCTCAATTCTCGCTGAATTCATAACTTATGAAATATCAAGGGAGGAAATAGAAAGGATTTTGGAAGTGGGGAGGAGCGGAGGGGCGGTAACCCTCCCGGGTGGGATTGATGTAAGGCGGGTAGGAGATGTGCTTCAATTCAAAAAAGGGAAGGAGGGCAAGATAGAGTACGAAATAGAGTTGAAGATTCCCGGTAGCACTTCAATTCCCGGGGCAGGGGTGAGGATAGAGGCGAAGATAATAGAGGGGAAATATCTGGTAAGGGATGCAGTTTGCAGGGAAGTGACATTGGATATGGATGGAATAAAGGGTAGGTTGATCGCGAGGAATTGGAGGAGGGGAGATAGGTTCGTTCCGCTCGGGATGAGGAAAGAGAAGAAGCTGCAGGACATCTTCGTTGATAGGAAGATTCCCAGAGAGGAACGGAGGCTGATACCGATAGTTTGCGATGAAGAAGGCATTATTTGGATAGTAGGAGTGGCGATAAGTGAGCGGGTGAAGGTGGGGGAGGAGACAAGGAGGGTTCTGCATTTAAAAGCTATTTCTGAAGAACAGCTCTAA
- the nikR gene encoding nickel-responsive transcriptional regulator NikR, protein MKEKVVRFSVSVYPELLKKFDAFVKEKGFPNRSEAFRALLKRELIEEEWRIDERETVGVLTIVYDHHKSDIVDKLVDAQHHFHPRIITTLHIHLDEDNCVEAIFIRGKVKEIKEVEKAITSIKGIKFENLALATTGKEIP, encoded by the coding sequence ATGAAAGAAAAGGTCGTAAGGTTCAGCGTTTCGGTTTATCCGGAACTCCTTAAGAAGTTTGACGCCTTCGTGAAGGAGAAGGGCTTCCCAAATAGGTCTGAGGCTTTCCGAGCCCTTTTGAAAAGGGAGCTCATTGAGGAGGAATGGCGGATAGATGAAAGGGAAACCGTCGGCGTCTTGACTATCGTTTACGATCACCACAAAAGCGATATCGTTGATAAACTCGTTGATGCCCAACACCACTTCCACCCTCGCATAATCACTACGCTCCACATCCACTTGGACGAGGATAACTGCGTTGAAGCTATCTTCATCAGGGGAAAAGTAAAGGAGATAAAGGAGGTAGAAAAGGCGATAACTTCCATCAAGGGAATAAAGTTTGAGAATCTCGCCCTCGCAACGACGGGCAAGGAGATTCCTTAG